The genomic stretch ACGCCAAGCAAAGGAATTGGGAATCGGGGAGCCCACTTTTCAGCTGTTGATCGATATCAAGACGGAAGCCTATAAGAGTATGGAGATACTAGAGGCGGTTTTGGCGGATTACAGGGATATTTTGGCGGTACCTGGTGAACAAGAAGGGGTAAAAGTAGTAGTTTCCGGAAGTCGACCAGCGGTAGAGGACTATGATGATTATGCTTCATATATTCTCTTTGATTATCAGAATACAGAATTCCCAAGCAAATTGCCTTGGCATAAAATAGCTTTGGTAAGCCTTCCGTTCCAGAAATTTTCCGTGTGGAATGGTAAGGGGAGATTAGTACATGCCGAAAAACAACAACTGGAAGAACTGATCGCAAAGGTCCATGCAGTGGATCGTCCGATACGGTTTTGGGGAGCACCGGACAGCAAAACTGCCTGGAAAGCTTTTGCTGATTTGGGAATTGACTATATCAATACGGACATGCCCTTCGAGGCCAATGAATACCTGAATAGTCTAAACAGCAATGTGGTCAACAGTCAACATCAGCACGAAATATACCGTCCACAATACAAGGTAGATGGTGCCGCAGTACCTGTCAAACAAATCATTTTGATGATAGGTGATGGCAATGGTCTGGCGCATATTTCTGCAGGGATGTATGCTCATGGAAATCAACTTAACCTGACACAATTAAAGCATATTGGTTTGGTAAAAACCCAGTCCGCAGATGACTTTACGACGGATTCTGCAGCCGGTGCCACTGCCTTGGCTACGGGCAAAAAAGCCAATAATCGGGCCATTGGTTTTTCTCCTGATGGCCATCCTCTTCCCAATTTGCCAGAATTGTTGGAACGTTATTCGTTCAGTACGGGAATCGTGACCACAGATCATGTGACAGGTGCTACACCGGCATCCTTTTATGCTCATAGAGAAGATCGGAGTATGGTAACGGGAATTGCTGAAGATTTGTCAAAAAGCCCGCTGAACCTATTTATAGGTGGTGGAAAGAATGACTTTCTTGTGCAAGATCGAGATTTGATAGCACCACTTGATGCCGCTGGGTTTACAATAGTCAAGAGCCTGGAAGAACTAAAAGAGCCTGGCATTAAAAAAGCGGGGTATTTTGCCAGTAATCAGGGATTGCCTACGGTCATGAAAGGGAGGGAAGGATTTCTGAAGACTGCTACCACACGTTCCCTGGCCTTTTTGAGCCAAAAGGCACAACCATTTTTCTTAATGATAGAAGGGGCGATGATTGATAGTGGAGGCCACTGGAATAATGCAGAAGCTGTCGTGGAGGAAGAAATTGATTTTGATGAAGCAGTGGGAGCGGTGCTTGCTTATGCAGATGCGCATCCTGGGACATTGGTGTTGATTACAGCAGATCACGAGACTGGCGGAGTCACATTGCCCCAGGGAAATTTGGATAAAGGGGAGGTTGAGCTAAACTTTGACACCAAAGACCATACTGGTATTATGGTGCCTTTATTTGCTTACGGTGCACATGCAGATGAGTTTTTGGGCGTATATGAGAATACAGAAGTCTTTAAGAAAATAATGGGCCTTGTGAAACAATACCATAAGCAGTAAGCTGTTTGGAGGCCGATGGTCAATCTGTGGAACCCCATTTTACAGCCAATCTCCACCCAAGATAAGCAAAAGGCACATAGGCCAGACCAATGTCCAGAATGCCAAACCAAGAAGGAAGGGGAAGCAAGATGATAGTGATCATTCCACCCAACAGAAAACAAAAACCTACCATAAGAGCGAAGCTTATTTTGTGACTTACAGCAATAAGTGCAGCGACAAGGGCACCAGAAAGTGTACCCATAGCGTGAGCAATGAATGGGATCATAAAATGACCGATTTCAAATAATGGCAATGCCGTTTTGAGGCCTTCCATGGTCGTGAAATCCATTTCGGTAGGAAGTGGTACAAACATGCCGCTGATCATGATAAGTCCGATATTGACGGCACCACCGATGGTCAGGCCGGCCAATAAACTAATGATATTTCTAGGGACTATATTCATGGGAAGTGAGCATGGTCTCTGCAAAAGCGCAGGCTTATGGAAGTTGCTGTCATTGGAAAAGTGTTTCGGTGTACGTTAATAAGTTTTTATTGCCCCATTTTCCATGGCCTGGAATGACTAATTTAAGGTTAGGATAAGCAGCATTGATCTTATTTATGGTGGTAGACCAAGCCGTGATATTGGCATCTTCGAGGTTGCCTTTACCAGCACCATCTGCTTTGACCAGACAGCCGCCAAAAAGCACCTGGTCATCTGGGAAATAGCCGATTACATTGTCTGCGGTATGCCCCTCACCAAAATAGTGGACAAAAACGGATTTATTGCCGACTTTTAGGGCTAATTCGTCCGGAAATCCCATTTTTGGCTGCGGAAATCCATGCTGGGACGCAAGGGAAAGGGTGTGCTTATAGGCATAGGAGGGGATTTTTCTGGCGTGAAATGCTTCCAGGCCACCCAGGCAATCCAGGTGAAAGTGGGTAGCTACGACGGCCTTGATTTGCAGTTTTTCTCCCTCCAGAAAAGTGATGAGCTCATCGGCTTCGCTGGAAGTGCTCGGGGTGTCAAAGATGATCGCCTCACCATCACTGATTACGATCATGCCATTGCAGTCCACTTTACCGAAGTCTTCGGTATCTAGGAAGGAAATATGAACATAGGTATTGGGACTGACTTGTTTGATGACCAATTTGTCCGAAGCATAAATTTCTTTTTCCGTGAAGCTGGTATTTTGATCCTGAGATGGATGCTCATGGGATTTTTCACTTTTCCCACTGCAAGCGGAAAGGGTCAGCAATAAAGCTGCAATAACGAAGTGGTAGATCATTATAACTGTAGTTTAGTGGTTATAACCATAAAAATAGCACCTCGATCCAGTAGTTAATAGTACCTGGCAAAAAAAAGAAAAAAAACCATCCGCCACGGCGGATGGTTTTGCATTGCCTGGGACAGTTGACTACTATTCACGTATTTGGCCACTGCCAAATACATAATATTTATTAGTTACCAATTGCTCAAGTCCCAATGGGCCTCTGTGGTGCAGTTTGTCCGTACTGATGGCCAGTTCTGCGCCAACGCCCATCTGTCCACCATCCGTAAATCGGGTGGAAGCATTGTGGTAAACCGCGGCACTGTCCACTTGCTCCATGAACATAGCTGCTTTTTCCTTATTAGTGGTCAGTATAGTGGCAGAGTGCCCACCACTGTATTTATTGATCTTTGCGATGGCTTCATCCAGTCCATTGACCTTGCCGATGAGTGCTTTCAGGGCCAGGAATTCTTCATACCAAGTGTCCTCAGAGGGAACTTCCTTAGCACCATCCAGCGAACTTACCAGTTCTTTTTCGGCTACAAGTTCTACTTTATATTCTGCCAGGTTCTTGGCCAAATCAGCCAACTTGGATTCGAAATCAGGTAGTTTTTCATCAACCAAGATTTTATCCAAGGCATTACATCCGGAGATCTTATCGGTTTTCGCATTGATGATTACTTTCTTGGCTTGCTCCCAGTTGGCATCTTCGGCCACATAGGCAAAGTTGTTGCCTCGTCCACTTACCAGCACTGCACATTGGGCATGCTCTTTTACAAAAGCAATTAGCCTTTCTCCGCCTCTTGGGACGATGAGGTCAAGCTTTTCGGATGGGTTTTTCAGGAATTCCTGCGTTTGCTCCCTGTTCAGGGTAAACAGTTCGATCCAGTCCTTACTTAGCCCATTTTCTTCTAGCGCTTCATGCCAGCACTCCACCAAGACTTTATTGGAATGCACCGCCTCTTTACCTCCCTTGAGCAGGATTTTACTGTTTGCCTTAAAAGCCAACACTGCTGCTTCAATGGTAACGTCAGGACGGGATTCATAGATAATCATAATTGTGCCAAATGGCGCAGTACGATTAGTGATTTCCAGTCCATTGGCCAAGGTCCGTTTAGAGATTTCTTTTCCTACAGGATCTTCCTGGTCTTTTACCTCTTGGACGGCTTGGATCATGCCGTTTATTTTGGCGTCATTAACGACCAGCCTGTCATAGAGTGCTTGATCATCTCTCTGGAAAGCATCCAGATCAGCTTTATTGGCCGTCAGAATTTTCTCACGGTTTTTATCGATGATTTTTATCATCGAGGCCAACACGTCATTTTTTTTCTGTGTGCTTAATATTTTCATTTTAATGATTTCTTTTTTATGGTGTCTATGGTTTCTGATTCAGCAGTGACAATGGGCAATGGAAATGCCCCGTCCACCATTAATCGATAGAAACCTTGGTACCCACTTCTTTGCCATCGACGATGTCAAGGATCATATTGTCAATATTGCCATTGGCAATATAAGTAGGGATGTTTTTCCTAGCGGCTTCTTTGGCTACGTGTAGCTTTGATTTCATACCGCCTCTGCCTTCTGCTTCCCCCTTGGTGGATTCCTGTATGAAATGTTCTACTTTTTCATCTGTACCCACATGGGCGATTCTTTCGGTATTTTCGTCGTCCGGGTGTCCATTGTACAGTCCGTCTGTATCCGTGAGCAGGATCAGCATATCGGCATGGATGAGTTCTGCTACCAGACTGGCCAGTTCGTCATTGTCCGTAAAGGTGGACATGGAAAGGGAAACTGCATCATCCTCATTGGCAATAGGGATAATCCCTTCAGAAAGTAGCCCTTCGTAGCAATTGATCATGTTTTCTCTATGCTTACCCGGGTCAAAATCCCTTTTGGTAGCCAAGACCTGGGCGCATCGCATCCCATAGTCTTGGAAGATATTGTAATAATGCCTCATCATCCGCGGTTGTCCCACAGCGGAGAAAACCTGTCTTCTGATGATTTTGTCTTTGATACCTACTTTATTCCCCAGGACCTCTTTTCCTGCGATGACAGAGCCCGAAGACACAAGTACAGACATAATGCCTCGTTCGTAAAGAATGGCGATTTGATCGACCATTTTCCTCAAGACAGTATTGACGATACGGTTGTCCCTATTGGTCATCACATTGGTTCCCACCTTTATGACGATCCTTTTTGGTTCTTCGTTGTTATCCATTTTGGTATTCTTTTCCAAGTTCAACAGCTCTGTTAAATGCAGCGTAAGCAGCTTCTTTGATCATTTCTTTGACATTATTGTCTTCCATGGAATCAAGGGCAGCTCTGGTGGTACCGCCTTTGGAAGCTACCTTGTTCATCCAGGCTTCAGGGTCCATGTCAGAAGAGCCGAACAATTCCACTGCACCGGCAAAGGTTTGCTCCACCAATACCCTGGAATCGTGCTTGGAGAATCCCATTTTTAGAGCAGCTTCCAGCATGGATTGCATAAAGTAGAAAATGTAGGCCGGGCCACTGCCGGAAATTCCGGTAGAAGCATCGATGTCGTTTTCCGTATCCAATCTTACTGAACGTCCGGTAGTATCCAAAAGGTTCTCAATAGTGGATAGCTCCAGCCTGGAAACCTCGTCTGATGCTGTAAAGGAGGTCAGTCCTTTTCCTACTTGGGCGGGTAGGTTTGGCATGGCCCGAACTACCTTTTTCCTATTAAGTCCTTCCTGAATAGCTGCTATAGTCACTCCTGCCATTAAGGATATGAATATTTGGCCCTCAGAGGTCAAATCTTTCATACTTTCCATCAATGCGTTGGCGTGATACGGTTTTACAGCAATAAAAATCACATCAGCTGCTGGAACACACTCCTCGAGTTTTTCAAACACAGCAAAGTGACTTCTTTTTCTCAGCTCTTCAGTTTTTTCTTTAGAATTGTCAAGGATCATAAGATCCTTATCTTTTAAAAATTTAGATTTGGCGATAGCCTCTGCGTAGGTTAATCCCATGTTGCCACCACCGATTACAAGAACTTTCATATTTTTTAGAAAGGTTTTTTATTTAAGAACAGGGACTATCCCTGTCAGTCTTCTATGCCCTGTATGCCACAATCATCGTGCAGGGATCATAATTTACGAAAAAAGTTAATGACTACCGCTAAATAATTGTTAAATCAGCATGACAGGCATAGTTTTATTGAGAAAAAACTACAATTATAATTTCATTTTGTAATTATATCAAAAAGGTTTTGTACTGATAGGTGAAGTAAAAGTAACACTGCAAATAAGTCAGTTCAACAAGGAAGATGGCAGAAAAGGGAGTGGCTGTGTAGGACATTTTGTCACGTCGTGGCGTTTTATGAGGTTTTTTAAGCTTGGAAAATCGGTGTTTTCCCTCCATTATTTGTGAGGATTTTGAGCACGGCATACTTGATGAAGGCTTGCAGTTTCAAAAATGAACTCTTTTGATTAGCTTTAAGAAAGCTGACTTTTTATCAATATGCACCATAAGACTATACTTCTCAATTGTTTATTATTCATCCAGTGCCCGTTACTATTGCTGACACAGACTTCTGCACAGGCCCAAAATAGAGTGGAGGGACAAAATTATGCCAATGCTGACCGCCCTAAGATTGGCCTGGTCCTGAGTGGGGGCGGGGCCAAGGGGATAGCCCATGTAGGCGTGATCAAGGCGATGGAGGAGGCCGGTATCCGTCCCGATTATATAGTGGGTACGAGTATGGGAGCGGTGATTGGTGGCCTGTATGCCATAGGCTATAATGCCGATGAGCTTGAATCCATTGTATTGAATGTCGACTGGGATTTGGTTGTGTCCAACAGGGTGAATTTCAATACCATTGCTTTTGAAGAAAAGGAGTATTACAACAGGTATTTATTTGAACTGCCGATTGTAGATAGGAAAATCGCTGTTCCCGTGGGACTAATAGAGGGGCAGACATTATCCGAAACGTTACATTATTATACCTGGCCGTCTATTCAATACGCTGATTTCGATGATTTTCCTATTCCATTTCGGTGTGTGGCCACTGACCTTAGATCGGGAAAGGGAATTATACTGAAATCCGGTTATCTTCCGGATGCGCTCCGGTCTAGTATTGCGATTCCTACTGCATTTACCCCTTTTGATCTGGACAGTACAATGGTAGTGGACGGAGGAGTGGTCAATAATTTTCCAGTGGATGTGGCCAGGGACATGGGAGCTGATATTGTCATTGGGGTGAATGTGGGTGAAGAGGATTTTGTGGATCCTGAAAAGCTGAATTCCTTTTCGAACGTATTGATGCAAATTGCCATGTCTACTTCCTACAGTAAGTTGGTAGACCATATCGCAGATTGTGATGTCTATATCAAACCGGACCTCAAAGACTTTAATACTGCCAGCTTTAGCAGTTACAGGGATATTTTGGAGCTTGGCCACCAAGCAGGGAATAACAACAGGGCACTCTTCGAACACCTGGCAGATAGTCTTGGTATGCGTGAAAGCAGCCCGGGGATAGGATTTAGAGTTAAGCCTATTCGCATCAGTGATATCTCCATAAGGGGTAATCGGCTTTTTTCTGATGAACTGATCAGGTCAAAATTGGACATTTCGCCTATGGATACCGTCACCAGGGCGGAACTACAGGCGGGGATTGACAGGGCCTTTGGGGTCAACGGTTTCAGAAAGCTGGATTATAACCTGAGCCCTACCGCACTGGGAAATTATAAACTGCTCATTAAGGCAAAGGAAAAGCAAGAAACCATTCTCAGTGGCGCTTTTCATTATGATAACCTTTTTTCTGCCGGTATCCTTCTGAACCTTACTGTGCGGGACCTTTTCGGGAAACCTTCCCGGACATTGGCCATCGCCGATATATCCCAAAACCCAAAATTTCGACTTGATCATTATAAATATCTGGGGGATGAAAAGAAGTTTGCACTTCATCTTCGCTACAATTATCTTTTTCAGCAAATTCCGGTATATCTTGATGGCATCAAGCAGGACCTTTACATCAATAGAGAAGCCTTTCTGAGTGCTAATATTCTAACTACCCATTCACTAAAGCAGAGCTTTTGGCTGGGAGGCTTTTATGAACGCACCAAGTTTCGCTCCAGTTTTAATATCTCGGTGCCTTCTGAAGTTCGCGGGGCGTATTATACTTATATGGGTGGACGTTTTTTGCATACCCGAAATTCCCTTAATGACCGTAATTACCCCACTGCCGGAGCCGAAAGTATTTTTGAAGGGATTTTTATGGCATATAGTAAGTACAGGGTCAAATTAAAAAATGGTGTAGATACATTGACCTTTGATGCTGGTAATGGTGATATTTATAAGGTTCCCAAGGATGAGTTTGCTGAAACCCTTGACGAAGTTACGCCGAATGGGTTTATGACGCTATATTTTAATTATTTAAAGTATTTTCCATTTAATGAGCGCTTTCAGCTTATGCCGACAGTGGCTTTTGGCCTTACCTTGAGTGACCAGAAAGGTGGACACACCTTTAGTGAATTTAGTCTTGGGGGCTATCAACGGGTAGAAATGAATGATACGCAAGCCTGGGGGTTAAATTATAGGGAGCTTATAGCAGATAATTTTATGAAATTGGGCTTCAATGTCCAGTTTGTGCCCAGTGGTAACCTGTTTTTCCGTGCAGGTACTAATCTTATTGGCCATAATTTCCACACCCCGATAAGTGATATTGACGAATTTGATATCGATGGTTTTTTTACCGATAGACTGATCTGGGGATATGGAATTGATGTTACGTTGGACTCTTTTTTGGGGCCTATCACCGGTGGACTTTCATCCAATACCAAAGATGGTGTGATCAGACCTTACCTGTCCATTGGCTTTTCGTTTAACTACTCGGATAGGTAGCCACATGGTAATGACCTTCTTGGTATTAAAAGGACTGGGAATACTAGTGATTTGGTAATTCTGCAGGGTATAGTTTTACGGAAGTGTATTTTTGGTAATGTTTAATAAGGTTTCTGATCAGTGGATTAGCACAGCTGGATAAATCAAAATCAGTGGAAAAATGAATATTGATCTTCCGGAGTTGTTCCAAGCTTCTGATGGTGATGATGTCTTTTAGGTTTTGTGGAGCAAAATCCATAAGGGTAAGCTCTTCCAGCGTTTCCAATCGGAATGCCACTTGGTAGTCCTCAAACCGCTTGGCATGCTTGATGGTAAGTTGGCTGAGCTTCGGAAATTTCTTGATAAATAAATCCTCATTCGGCCACATACATTTTGGGCCTTTTCCAATTTTCAGTATCCTCAGGTGTGGCAGCGAGGCAAGTTCATTGAATTCATTTTCACACGCTATTTCCCCCACAATTTCCAAAATGGAAAGCTCTTTCAGAGCGTCTATGCCTTTCAGTCTGTTTGAATAAGCCTTGTCCGGCGCATCGAATTTCAAGGAAAGTTGCGTTACATTTCGTAAGTGGGAAGGGGAGTGGCCCTCTTGCTGTAGGCTTCGTTTTATAGGTGTCGAAAGATCGAGCCATTTCGGGTCAAATGCTTTAAACCCTGATTTTTTTAATATTAAAATGGTGATTTCAAGTTTGTTCAGTTGGCTGTCTGCTTCCATTACTTTTTTATGGAGCTCCATCAGAAAATCTTTTGTTGGAAGTAGACGGGCAGAAGAGGGAGCCAGGGATTTGATGTAGAAGCTTTGCTTACCTGACTGGGCGCTGAGGTAGCGGTCTAGTTCTAAGTGTACCGTTGAAACTTCAATGGCATATGGCTCATGATGATTTTTTTTTGGTATGCTTCGCAGTAGCCTTTCGGCCTTGTTTTTAAGAATCTTAGCCTTTGTTGCCGTCTCCAAGCCACCAGGGAGATCATAAAGCAAATCCGAAGTTTCTGAAGGTGAAAAAACTTCAGTGTCATTGGCAAGTTTTGATGCTAACCAATCAGTGAAAATTGTTCCAAAAACAGGTGTTTTCATAACCTATAGTTGTTAAGTTAAACGATGGCAATTCATGAAAAACTGATGAGGCTTCCCATTATCATCGCAATCGATGTTAAAAATATCTTCTAGTGATAAACTACATAAATCAGAATATCAATAATA from Echinicola soli encodes the following:
- a CDS encoding alkaline phosphatase, whose amino-acid sequence is MNKITIICLLIFLIPFFVKGQEEYKFHSHNDYLQPVPFWTAYANDAASIEVDVILQDGKLMVAHEKETIAVEKTLESLYLSPIRQAKELGIGEPTFQLLIDIKTEAYKSMEILEAVLADYRDILAVPGEQEGVKVVVSGSRPAVEDYDDYASYILFDYQNTEFPSKLPWHKIALVSLPFQKFSVWNGKGRLVHAEKQQLEELIAKVHAVDRPIRFWGAPDSKTAWKAFADLGIDYINTDMPFEANEYLNSLNSNVVNSQHQHEIYRPQYKVDGAAVPVKQIILMIGDGNGLAHISAGMYAHGNQLNLTQLKHIGLVKTQSADDFTTDSAAGATALATGKKANNRAIGFSPDGHPLPNLPELLERYSFSTGIVTTDHVTGATPASFYAHREDRSMVTGIAEDLSKSPLNLFIGGGKNDFLVQDRDLIAPLDAAGFTIVKSLEELKEPGIKKAGYFASNQGLPTVMKGREGFLKTATTRSLAFLSQKAQPFFLMIEGAMIDSGGHWNNAEAVVEEEIDFDEAVGAVLAYADAHPGTLVLITADHETGGVTLPQGNLDKGEVELNFDTKDHTGIMVPLFAYGAHADEFLGVYENTEVFKKIMGLVKQYHKQ
- a CDS encoding glutamate-5-semialdehyde dehydrogenase, which codes for MKILSTQKKNDVLASMIKIIDKNREKILTANKADLDAFQRDDQALYDRLVVNDAKINGMIQAVQEVKDQEDPVGKEISKRTLANGLEITNRTAPFGTIMIIYESRPDVTIEAAVLAFKANSKILLKGGKEAVHSNKVLVECWHEALEENGLSKDWIELFTLNREQTQEFLKNPSEKLDLIVPRGGERLIAFVKEHAQCAVLVSGRGNNFAYVAEDANWEQAKKVIINAKTDKISGCNALDKILVDEKLPDFESKLADLAKNLAEYKVELVAEKELVSSLDGAKEVPSEDTWYEEFLALKALIGKVNGLDEAIAKINKYSGGHSATILTTNKEKAAMFMEQVDSAAVYHNASTRFTDGGQMGVGAELAISTDKLHHRGPLGLEQLVTNKYYVFGSGQIRE
- the proC gene encoding pyrroline-5-carboxylate reductase, with the protein product MKVLVIGGGNMGLTYAEAIAKSKFLKDKDLMILDNSKEKTEELRKRSHFAVFEKLEECVPAADVIFIAVKPYHANALMESMKDLTSEGQIFISLMAGVTIAAIQEGLNRKKVVRAMPNLPAQVGKGLTSFTASDEVSRLELSTIENLLDTTGRSVRLDTENDIDASTGISGSGPAYIFYFMQSMLEAALKMGFSKHDSRVLVEQTFAGAVELFGSSDMDPEAWMNKVASKGGTTRAALDSMEDNNVKEMIKEAAYAAFNRAVELGKEYQNG
- the proB gene encoding glutamate 5-kinase translates to MDNNEEPKRIVIKVGTNVMTNRDNRIVNTVLRKMVDQIAILYERGIMSVLVSSGSVIAGKEVLGNKVGIKDKIIRRQVFSAVGQPRMMRHYYNIFQDYGMRCAQVLATKRDFDPGKHRENMINCYEGLLSEGIIPIANEDDAVSLSMSTFTDNDELASLVAELIHADMLILLTDTDGLYNGHPDDENTERIAHVGTDEKVEHFIQESTKGEAEGRGGMKSKLHVAKEAARKNIPTYIANGNIDNMILDIVDGKEVGTKVSID
- a CDS encoding patatin-like phospholipase family protein, yielding MLTQTSAQAQNRVEGQNYANADRPKIGLVLSGGGAKGIAHVGVIKAMEEAGIRPDYIVGTSMGAVIGGLYAIGYNADELESIVLNVDWDLVVSNRVNFNTIAFEEKEYYNRYLFELPIVDRKIAVPVGLIEGQTLSETLHYYTWPSIQYADFDDFPIPFRCVATDLRSGKGIILKSGYLPDALRSSIAIPTAFTPFDLDSTMVVDGGVVNNFPVDVARDMGADIVIGVNVGEEDFVDPEKLNSFSNVLMQIAMSTSYSKLVDHIADCDVYIKPDLKDFNTASFSSYRDILELGHQAGNNNRALFEHLADSLGMRESSPGIGFRVKPIRISDISIRGNRLFSDELIRSKLDISPMDTVTRAELQAGIDRAFGVNGFRKLDYNLSPTALGNYKLLIKAKEKQETILSGAFHYDNLFSAGILLNLTVRDLFGKPSRTLAIADISQNPKFRLDHYKYLGDEKKFALHLRYNYLFQQIPVYLDGIKQDLYINREAFLSANILTTHSLKQSFWLGGFYERTKFRSSFNISVPSEVRGAYYTYMGGRFLHTRNSLNDRNYPTAGAESIFEGIFMAYSKYRVKLKNGVDTLTFDAGNGDIYKVPKDEFAETLDEVTPNGFMTLYFNYLKYFPFNERFQLMPTVAFGLTLSDQKGGHTFSEFSLGGYQRVEMNDTQAWGLNYRELIADNFMKLGFNVQFVPSGNLFFRAGTNLIGHNFHTPISDIDEFDIDGFFTDRLIWGYGIDVTLDSFLGPITGGLSSNTKDGVIRPYLSIGFSFNYSDR
- the bla gene encoding subclass B1 metallo-beta-lactamase, producing MIYHFVIAALLLTLSACSGKSEKSHEHPSQDQNTSFTEKEIYASDKLVIKQVSPNTYVHISFLDTEDFGKVDCNGMIVISDGEAIIFDTPSTSSEADELITFLEGEKLQIKAVVATHFHLDCLGGLEAFHARKIPSYAYKHTLSLASQHGFPQPKMGFPDELALKVGNKSVFVHYFGEGHTADNVIGYFPDDQVLFGGCLVKADGAGKGNLEDANITAWSTTINKINAAYPNLKLVIPGHGKWGNKNLLTYTETLFQ